A genome region from Psychrilyobacter piezotolerans includes the following:
- a CDS encoding pentapeptide repeat-containing protein: MKIKDLKNIMIETIKHPLSRSVIVENKEGTTIILREKGEYRGVDLSGVNLSGVKLKGIDLSGANLSNTNLSGTDLRKAKLTDTNFEGAIITGTNFEETNIKKQQLNKAEFTINPIGISLDTNRNRRK; the protein is encoded by the coding sequence ATGAAAATTAAAGATCTAAAAAATATAATGATTGAAACTATTAAACATCCATTATCAAGATCGGTTATAGTTGAAAATAAGGAAGGGACAACGATTATTCTTAGAGAAAAAGGGGAATATAGAGGTGTAGATCTTTCAGGAGTTAACCTCTCAGGAGTTAAATTAAAAGGTATTGATTTATCAGGAGCAAATTTAAGTAATACAAATTTATCTGGGACAGATCTACGAAAGGCTAAACTTACAGATACAAATTTTGAAGGTGCAATAATTACAGGTACAAATTTTGAAGAAACTAATATCAAAAAACAACAACTTAATAAAGCTGAATTTACTATAAATCCTATAGGAATATCTTTAGATACGAATAGAAATAGGAGGAAATAA
- a CDS encoding type II toxin-antitoxin system RelE/ParE family toxin gives MELKVCNEFEEQLVKVSEKEGGKIKILAGILEKIDLLVEFNGFVPGQTVAITNHKPLREIRYKDYRIFYAVQKNIIKVLSILQKDQNKFDNKTFKKIKDLL, from the coding sequence ATGGAGTTAAAAGTATGTAATGAATTTGAGGAACAATTAGTTAAAGTCAGTGAAAAAGAAGGTGGAAAAATCAAAATACTTGCTGGTATTCTTGAAAAGATAGATTTATTAGTCGAATTTAATGGGTTTGTACCTGGACAAACAGTTGCAATAACAAATCACAAACCTTTGAGAGAAATAAGATATAAAGACTATAGAATTTTTTATGCTGTTCAAAAGAATATTATTAAAGTTTTGAGTATTCTTCAGAAAGATCAAAACAAATTTGACAATAAGACTTTCAAAAAGATCAAAGACCTTTTATAA